A single genomic interval of Lathyrus oleraceus cultivar Zhongwan6 chromosome 7, CAAS_Psat_ZW6_1.0, whole genome shotgun sequence harbors:
- the LOC127105239 gene encoding mitochondrial import inner membrane translocase subunit Tim9, whose amino-acid sequence MDPNMIADMASLPAEDQQRMASMIDQLQVRDSLRMYNNLVERCFQDCVDTFKHKSLQKQEETCVRRCAEKFLKHSMRVGMRFAELNQGAATQD is encoded by the exons ATGGACCCAAACATGATTGCTGATATGGCTTCTCTTCCAGCGGAAGATCAACAGAGAATGGCTTCCATGATCGATCAGCTTCAAGTCCGTGACAG CTTGAGAATGTATAATAACCTAGTGGAGAGATGCTTTCAAGATTGTGTTGATACGTTTAAGCATAAATCCCTGCAAAAGCAGGAGGAAACCTGTGTTCGAAGATGTGCAGAAAAGTTTCTAAAGCACTCTATGCGGGTTGGCATGAGGTTTGCCGAGCTCAACCAAGGAGCTGCAACTCAAGATTGA